A DNA window from Acetobacter aceti NBRC 14818 contains the following coding sequences:
- the crcB gene encoding fluoride efflux transporter CrcB, producing the protein MPTTILPTILIALGGAAGTLLRYWVGLATARWSQALPWGTILINVTGSFAIAFFAALTAGGGRLQVSDTARLVFMVGICGGYTTFSSFSLQTLDLLRNGAPERALLNIGLSVVLCMMSVSAGYFAGQALNAGHTSAG; encoded by the coding sequence ATGCCCACAACCATACTGCCAACGATCCTGATTGCGCTGGGCGGAGCCGCTGGAACCCTGCTGCGATACTGGGTCGGACTTGCTACGGCGCGCTGGAGTCAGGCTCTTCCCTGGGGAACCATTCTGATCAATGTGACCGGTTCCTTCGCTATCGCTTTTTTCGCCGCGCTGACCGCAGGTGGCGGGCGTCTTCAGGTCTCTGACACGGCCCGACTGGTGTTCATGGTGGGGATCTGCGGAGGATACACCACATTCTCGTCATTCAGCCTTCAGACACTGGATCTGCTGCGCAATGGTGCTCCTGAGCGGGCGCTCCTGAATATCGGATTGTCTGTGGTGCTGTGTATGATGTCAGTCTCGGCAGGGTATTTCGCTGGGCAGGCTCTCAATGCGGGTCACACATCTGCCGGATAG
- a CDS encoding universal stress protein, whose protein sequence is MPSADDRERFERDETDRSVALHGIFEEWLASLQPPKSAEWCEMSGVPRTIAAEQAGQADLTVLGRPLADDPDYVRQAFDGVLYDARATVLITPLQCRQTLASHPVIAWHPSSSLEQLIAEARPLLEQASQITVIIGEEQENEEKIPDIVQELHSANIPVSVDRFIIPPAGVGEEIRKRALSAGGDLLIMGAYTHSHFLEWLFGGATRDILAHDTLPILTHH, encoded by the coding sequence ATGCCCAGCGCCGATGACAGGGAGCGTTTCGAGCGCGATGAAACGGACCGCTCCGTTGCCCTGCACGGGATTTTTGAAGAATGGCTTGCCTCTTTACAGCCACCGAAATCTGCTGAGTGGTGCGAAATGTCCGGCGTTCCGCGCACGATTGCCGCTGAACAGGCAGGGCAGGCTGATCTGACAGTTCTGGGACGACCTCTTGCCGACGATCCTGATTATGTGAGGCAGGCGTTCGACGGCGTCCTTTATGACGCACGGGCGACCGTTCTCATCACGCCCCTGCAGTGCAGACAGACCCTGGCGAGTCATCCGGTGATTGCGTGGCACCCGTCATCCAGTCTGGAACAACTCATTGCTGAGGCACGTCCTCTGCTGGAGCAGGCGTCCCAGATCACGGTTATCATTGGTGAAGAGCAGGAGAATGAAGAGAAAATACCTGACATCGTTCAGGAGCTTCATTCTGCAAACATTCCCGTTTCTGTAGACCGTTTTATCATTCCTCCTGCCGGTGTCGGTGAGGAGATCAGGAAACGGGCGCTCTCCGCAGGAGGTGATCTTCTGATCATGGGGGCTTATACCCACTCGCATTTTCTCGAATGGCTTTTTGGTGGCGCGACGCGGGATATTCTTGCGCACGACACGCTTCCCATTCTTACCCATCATTGA
- the rho gene encoding transcription termination factor Rho, producing the protein MHLAELKAKSAADLLSYAEELGVENASSLRKQELLFAILKTLADNDQAIYGEGTLEILPDGFGYLRSPEANYLPGPDDIYISPLQVRRFGLRTGDTVEGQIRAPRDGERYFSLLKVNTINFEPPEAVRHRINFDNLTPLYPERRLQMEVEGQGEVEPPTTKGKKGTQRDFTSRVIDLVAPIGMGQRALIVAPPRTGKTVMLQSIASSISANHPEVFLIVLLIDERPEEVTDMARSVRGEVVASTFDEPAQRHVQVTEMVLEKAKRLVEHKRDVVILLDSITRLARAYNTVVPSSGKVLTGGVDANALQRPKRFFGAARNIEEGGSLTIIATALIDTGSRMDEVIFEEFKGTGNSELILDRKLADKRVFPAIDITKSGTRKEEMLVDRATLSKMWVLRRILAPMGTMDAMEFLLDKLKYSKSNNDFFEAMNN; encoded by the coding sequence ATGCATCTCGCTGAACTGAAGGCCAAATCTGCGGCCGATCTTCTTTCCTATGCCGAAGAACTCGGTGTGGAGAATGCCTCCTCTCTTCGCAAGCAGGAGCTTCTTTTCGCCATTCTCAAGACGCTGGCTGATAATGACCAGGCGATTTACGGCGAGGGTACTCTTGAAATCCTGCCCGACGGTTTTGGCTATCTCCGCTCTCCGGAAGCCAATTACCTCCCCGGTCCGGACGACATCTATATTTCCCCCCTTCAGGTGCGCCGCTTCGGTCTGCGTACAGGCGACACGGTCGAGGGCCAGATCCGCGCCCCGCGTGATGGCGAGCGTTACTTCTCGCTGCTGAAGGTCAACACGATCAACTTCGAGCCGCCCGAAGCGGTCCGTCATCGCATCAACTTCGACAATCTCACGCCGCTTTATCCCGAGCGTCGCCTGCAGATGGAAGTCGAAGGGCAGGGCGAAGTCGAGCCTCCCACGACCAAAGGCAAGAAAGGCACACAGCGCGACTTTACGTCCCGCGTCATCGATCTTGTCGCACCGATTGGTATGGGCCAGCGTGCGCTAATCGTTGCACCACCACGCACCGGTAAGACCGTGATGCTCCAGAGCATCGCCAGTTCGATTTCCGCCAATCATCCGGAAGTTTTCCTGATCGTTCTGCTGATTGACGAGCGTCCGGAAGAAGTCACCGACATGGCCCGTTCCGTACGGGGTGAAGTCGTGGCGTCCACCTTCGATGAGCCCGCACAGCGTCATGTGCAGGTTACGGAGATGGTACTGGAGAAGGCCAAGCGCCTCGTCGAACACAAGCGCGATGTGGTCATCCTGCTCGACTCGATCACCCGTCTGGCCCGCGCCTACAACACCGTTGTGCCTTCATCGGGCAAGGTGCTGACCGGTGGTGTGGACGCCAACGCGCTCCAGCGTCCGAAGCGCTTCTTCGGTGCTGCGCGTAACATTGAGGAAGGTGGCTCGCTGACGATCATCGCGACGGCACTGATCGACACCGGTTCGCGCATGGACGAAGTCATCTTCGAAGAGTTCAAGGGAACGGGTAACTCCGAACTCATCCTTGACCGTAAGCTGGCTGACAAGCGCGTCTTCCCGGCTATCGACATCACGAAGAGCGGCACGCGTAAGGAAGAGATGCTGGTCGATCGCGCCACGCTCTCCAAGATGTGGGTGCTGCGTCGTATCCTCGCGCCGATGGGCACGATGGACGCCATGGAGTTCCTGCTCGACAAGCTGAAATACAGCAAGTCGAACAATGACTTCTTTGAAGCAATGAATAACTGA
- a CDS encoding magnesium transporter CorA family protein — MFLAHRSGQPACAVVTESDTHGAIWLDLVDPTDTERDLAAHLTGKIIPQRSDLEEIESSSRLHTDDDAVYMSLPLVQRTEADLSSSPIGFVLTPNWLVTVRFSDYASFDNAARQVAESKTGFSSDDTLVMILECIVDRLADVLEHVGLNLNQLSRDVFAGYDPKGNIRLASWQRTILRRVGHAEDFSSLIRDSLLGLDRISIFISENRKHTLPHGLAARLATVSRDVTSLTDFVSQLSNKIQFLLDAALGFISIEQNDGMKILTVVSFIGVAPTLIAGIYGMNFKDIPELKWAYGYWYSLAAMLVSVILPLLWFWRIGWLKTDNR, encoded by the coding sequence ATGTTTCTGGCTCACAGGAGCGGCCAACCTGCCTGCGCCGTCGTGACTGAGTCGGATACGCATGGCGCCATCTGGCTCGATCTGGTCGATCCAACAGATACCGAACGTGATCTGGCGGCTCATCTGACCGGCAAAATCATTCCGCAGCGGAGTGATCTGGAGGAAATTGAAAGCTCATCCAGACTGCATACCGACGATGACGCCGTCTATATGTCGCTTCCGCTTGTACAGCGGACGGAGGCGGACCTCTCTTCGTCCCCCATCGGTTTTGTGCTGACTCCCAACTGGCTCGTCACAGTCCGGTTTTCGGACTATGCCTCCTTCGACAATGCGGCGCGGCAGGTCGCGGAATCCAAGACCGGTTTCAGCAGCGACGATACTCTGGTCATGATTCTCGAATGTATTGTGGACCGTCTGGCTGACGTGCTTGAGCATGTGGGTCTGAACCTGAATCAGCTCTCCCGGGATGTGTTCGCCGGATATGACCCCAAAGGTAACATTCGACTGGCTTCGTGGCAGCGCACCATCCTGCGGCGTGTGGGACATGCCGAGGATTTCAGCTCGCTGATCCGTGACAGTCTGCTCGGTCTTGACCGGATTTCGATCTTCATCAGCGAGAACCGCAAGCACACGCTCCCGCACGGGCTTGCCGCGCGTCTGGCGACAGTCAGCCGCGACGTTACGTCCCTGACCGATTTTGTCTCACAGCTTTCCAACAAGATTCAGTTTCTGCTGGATGCGGCACTGGGTTTTATCAGTATCGAGCAGAACGACGGCATGAAGATTTTGACCGTGGTCAGTTTCATCGGTGTCGCGCCGACACTGATTGCCGGCATTTACGGGATGAACTTCAAGGATATTCCCGAGTTAAAATGGGCCTACGGATACTGGTATTCGCTGGCCGCCATGCTGGTTTCCGTTATCCTGCCACTTCTCTGGTTCTGGCGGATCGGCTGGCTCAAGACAGACAACAGATGA
- a CDS encoding glycosyltransferase family 2 protein, producing MSCEIWAVIVTYNPDIPLLDAGLTALAGQVDGGVIIDNGSGNADAVQALAAQHGLSFVALHENIGLAAAQNAGIRRGMDADARYILLLDQDTILADGTARNLVTFCQSLEERGIRVGAVGNFFRDSHDDCLGSVWRSHGLRLRQTRASAGKSVVAEADFIIASGSLIPVSTLRHTGLMDAGLFIDLVDVEWGLRAKSQGFRHFLHNRNIMTHTIGSGRQKMLWKNITIHSPMRDYYVIRNSILVARRRYIAVAWRIYFIRRVPFFLLGFSLFADQRRLRCSLMLRGLFNGLLGRGGKYSGGVSNA from the coding sequence ATGAGCTGTGAGATCTGGGCGGTCATCGTCACGTACAATCCGGATATCCCGCTTCTGGACGCCGGATTGACCGCGCTTGCGGGGCAGGTCGACGGTGGCGTTATCATCGACAACGGCTCAGGAAATGCGGATGCTGTTCAGGCGCTGGCCGCACAGCATGGCCTCTCTTTTGTTGCTCTTCATGAAAATATCGGACTGGCCGCTGCCCAGAATGCAGGCATCAGGCGTGGTATGGACGCTGATGCCCGCTATATCCTGCTTCTTGATCAGGATACCATTCTGGCTGATGGGACCGCCCGGAATCTGGTCACTTTCTGCCAAAGTCTTGAAGAACGCGGCATACGGGTGGGCGCGGTCGGAAATTTCTTCCGTGATTCGCATGATGATTGTCTCGGCAGCGTCTGGCGCAGCCACGGGCTTCGTTTGCGGCAGACACGAGCCAGTGCAGGAAAATCTGTTGTTGCCGAAGCTGATTTCATCATCGCTTCCGGTTCGCTGATTCCTGTTTCCACGCTGCGTCACACCGGTCTGATGGACGCAGGGCTTTTTATTGATCTGGTCGATGTTGAATGGGGATTGCGCGCAAAGTCGCAGGGCTTCAGGCATTTTCTGCACAACCGGAATATCATGACTCATACGATCGGGTCAGGACGGCAGAAGATGCTCTGGAAAAACATCACCATTCACAGTCCGATGAGAGATTATTACGTCATTCGCAATTCGATACTCGTCGCCAGACGTCGCTATATTGCTGTTGCATGGCGAATTTATTTTATCAGGCGCGTGCCGTTCTTCCTTCTCGGCTTTTCCCTGTTTGCCGATCAGCGTCGTCTCAGATGTTCTCTGATGCTGCGAGGTCTTTTCAACGGACTGCTGGGACGCGGTGGTAAATATTCAGGCGGAGTTTCGAACGCCTGA
- the rfbD gene encoding dTDP-4-dehydrorhamnose reductase: MTDTSSKGPILVTGGNGQLATSLANLGGPRIDRVGRPEFDFAKPETIEAVLDAHKPVAVVNAAAWTAVDLAETEVAGAEAANCTGPALLAAACAKRNIPFIHVSTDYVFSGDKGSPYLESDPVSPETVYGRTKAEGEQKVLAADPKAIILRTSWVYSAHGKNFVRTMINAGAKNPALKVVGDQRGNPTSSDDLAEAILSIIALIERDGWKDQYAGIYHACGTGEATWHELAVAALENAVRHGQKMPEVAAIRTEDWPTPAKRPADSRMDNSKLNTVFGVKMPDWRQSVTRTVDTLFSQTPA; encoded by the coding sequence ATGACCGACACCTCAAGCAAAGGTCCGATCCTCGTCACGGGTGGTAACGGACAGCTCGCGACCTCTTTGGCCAATCTCGGCGGTCCGCGTATTGACCGCGTGGGACGTCCCGAGTTCGATTTCGCGAAGCCGGAAACGATCGAAGCCGTGCTAGATGCACACAAGCCTGTTGCTGTGGTGAACGCTGCTGCATGGACGGCTGTGGACCTTGCCGAGACGGAAGTGGCCGGCGCGGAAGCCGCCAACTGCACGGGACCGGCTCTGCTGGCCGCAGCCTGCGCCAAGCGGAACATCCCCTTCATTCATGTGTCCACGGACTATGTGTTCTCTGGCGACAAGGGGTCTCCTTATCTGGAGAGTGACCCGGTTTCCCCGGAAACCGTCTATGGGCGCACGAAGGCCGAAGGTGAGCAGAAGGTTCTGGCGGCTGATCCGAAAGCCATCATCCTGCGCACCTCATGGGTCTATTCCGCCCACGGCAAGAACTTCGTTCGCACGATGATCAATGCTGGCGCAAAGAATCCGGCACTGAAAGTGGTTGGCGATCAGCGCGGCAATCCGACCAGTTCGGATGATCTGGCTGAAGCGATCCTGTCCATCATTGCGCTTATCGAGCGTGATGGCTGGAAAGATCAGTATGCCGGAATCTATCACGCCTGCGGAACGGGCGAAGCGACATGGCACGAACTGGCTGTCGCTGCGCTGGAAAACGCCGTGCGGCATGGTCAGAAAATGCCGGAAGTTGCGGCCATCCGCACTGAAGACTGGCCGACACCCGCCAAGCGTCCTGCAGATTCACGTATGGACAACAGCAAGCTGAACACCGTGTTCGGCGTGAAGATGCCGGACTGGCGTCAGAGCGTTACACGTACGGTGGATACGCTGTTTTCGCAGACTCCGGCCTGA
- the rfbC gene encoding dTDP-4-dehydrorhamnose 3,5-epimerase has translation MKVERLAIPDVILVTPPRFSDNRGFFSETYNIDRMKDAGITLPFVQDNQSLSRQKGVVRGLHCQLDPHAQGKLVRCTKGAIWDVAIDARTGSPTYGKWVAAELSEENWSQLWIPPGFLHGFCTLTENAEVQYKCTGLYDKASERAVIWNSKELAIDWPIKPEEAVLSDKDLEAPEFSAAKGWFEYK, from the coding sequence ATGAAGGTCGAGCGTCTGGCTATCCCCGACGTCATTCTCGTCACCCCGCCGCGATTCTCTGACAATCGCGGGTTCTTCTCCGAAACCTATAATATCGATCGCATGAAGGATGCCGGGATCACGCTTCCCTTCGTGCAGGACAACCAGAGTCTGTCGCGCCAGAAAGGCGTCGTGCGTGGCCTGCACTGCCAGCTCGACCCGCATGCACAGGGCAAGCTCGTGCGCTGCACCAAGGGCGCGATCTGGGATGTCGCCATCGACGCCCGCACAGGCTCCCCGACCTATGGCAAGTGGGTTGCCGCCGAACTGTCCGAGGAAAACTGGTCACAGCTCTGGATTCCGCCAGGCTTCCTGCACGGTTTCTGCACCCTGACGGAAAATGCGGAAGTGCAGTACAAATGCACTGGCCTGTATGACAAGGCGTCCGAGCGTGCGGTGATCTGGAACAGCAAGGAACTGGCGATCGACTGGCCCATCAAGCCGGAAGAAGCCGTGCTGTCCGACAAGGATCTGGAAGCTCCCGAGTTTTCCGCAGCCAAAGGGTGGTTCGAATACAAATGA
- the rfbA gene encoding glucose-1-phosphate thymidylyltransferase RfbA gives MKGILLAGGSGTRLYPMTLAASKQLLPVYDKPMIYYPLTTLMLAGIRDIMIISTPADLPQFKRLLGDGSQFGVRFEYREQPTPDGIAQAFLIAGEWLKGSPCALVLGDNLIFADHLSALLQKAGKIEKGATVFAYQVRDPERYGVVSFDATGKALSVEEKPAEPKSNWAITGLYFYDDRVYDFARKVKPSARGELEITDLNRFYLEEGTLQVDRLGRGCAWLDAGLPESLMQAGQFVHTIQARQGMLVGSPGEVAFRMGYIDADQLRTHAAKMGKTELGRVLKELADHGHQG, from the coding sequence ATGAAGGGTATTCTGTTGGCCGGAGGTTCAGGCACGCGCCTGTATCCGATGACACTCGCCGCCAGCAAGCAGCTGCTGCCGGTCTACGACAAGCCGATGATCTATTACCCGCTGACGACGCTCATGCTCGCCGGTATCCGGGATATCATGATCATTTCCACACCTGCCGACCTGCCGCAGTTCAAGCGTCTGCTTGGCGACGGTTCGCAGTTTGGCGTCCGCTTCGAATATCGTGAGCAGCCGACTCCGGATGGCATCGCACAGGCTTTCCTGATCGCGGGCGAGTGGCTGAAAGGCAGCCCCTGCGCTCTCGTGCTCGGTGACAACCTGATCTTCGCCGATCACCTGTCCGCGCTGCTGCAGAAGGCCGGAAAGATCGAAAAGGGCGCGACTGTCTTCGCCTATCAGGTCCGTGATCCGGAACGTTATGGTGTGGTCAGCTTCGATGCGACCGGCAAGGCTCTTTCTGTTGAGGAAAAGCCCGCCGAGCCAAAGTCGAACTGGGCGATCACCGGCCTCTATTTCTATGATGACCGCGTGTATGACTTCGCCCGCAAGGTGAAGCCTTCCGCCCGTGGCGAGCTGGAAATCACCGACCTCAACCGTTTCTACCTTGAGGAAGGCACGCTGCAGGTCGATCGTCTTGGGCGCGGCTGTGCGTGGCTGGACGCCGGATTGCCGGAAAGCCTCATGCAGGCCGGACAGTTCGTCCATACCATTCAGGCGCGTCAGGGAATGCTCGTCGGTTCGCCGGGCGAAGTGGCGTTCCGTATGGGCTATATCGATGCAGACCAGCTTCGCACGCACGCAGCGAAAATGGGCAAGACCGAACTCGGTCGTGTGCTGAAGGAACTGGCCGACCACGGTCATCAGGGCTGA
- the rfbB gene encoding dTDP-glucose 4,6-dehydratase: protein MRILLTGGCGFIGSAVVRHIIGATEHSVLNVDCMTYAASPETVAAVASSDRYQFAQVNITDGPALAKLFAEFRPDAVMHLAAESHVDRSIDGPGVFIQTNVVGTYTLLEAARGYWQTLDEAARKAFRFHHISTDEVFGALELDDPPFTETTPYDPRSPYSASKASSDHLVRAWYHTYGLPTFVTNTTNNYGIWHFPEKLIPLVTINAIEGKELPVYGKGENVRDWLFVEDHAEALVKAVEVGKPGETYAIGARQPRTNLEVVKTICAVLDELVPDPAGPRERLIRFVTDRPGHDFKYEIDPTHAETELGWKAKHNFESGIRRTIQWYLDNRDWWETIRSRRYTGERLGQAKK, encoded by the coding sequence ATGCGTATTCTTCTCACTGGCGGATGTGGCTTTATCGGGTCCGCTGTCGTGCGCCATATTATCGGCGCTACCGAACATTCGGTACTCAACGTGGACTGCATGACTTACGCCGCGTCACCGGAAACGGTGGCGGCTGTTGCTTCGTCAGATCGTTATCAGTTCGCACAGGTCAACATTACCGATGGCCCGGCGCTGGCGAAGCTGTTCGCGGAGTTCCGTCCCGACGCTGTCATGCATCTGGCTGCTGAAAGCCACGTGGACCGCTCCATCGACGGTCCCGGCGTGTTCATCCAGACCAACGTGGTCGGGACCTACACTCTGCTCGAGGCGGCCCGCGGTTACTGGCAGACACTGGACGAAGCAGCCCGCAAGGCCTTCCGTTTCCATCATATTTCCACTGACGAAGTCTTTGGTGCGCTGGAGCTGGACGATCCTCCGTTCACCGAAACCACACCCTATGACCCGCGCAGCCCGTATTCCGCTTCCAAGGCGTCTTCCGATCATCTGGTCCGCGCCTGGTATCACACCTATGGTCTGCCGACCTTCGTGACCAACACGACCAACAATTACGGCATCTGGCATTTCCCGGAAAAACTGATCCCGCTGGTGACGATCAACGCCATCGAGGGCAAGGAGCTGCCGGTTTACGGCAAGGGCGAGAACGTTCGCGACTGGCTGTTCGTGGAAGATCATGCGGAAGCGCTGGTCAAGGCCGTCGAAGTCGGCAAGCCGGGCGAGACCTACGCCATCGGCGCCCGTCAGCCGCGCACGAATCTCGAAGTCGTGAAAACAATCTGCGCCGTTCTGGATGAGCTTGTCCCAGATCCGGCAGGACCGCGCGAGCGTCTCATCCGCTTCGTCACCGATCGTCCCGGGCATGATTTCAAATACGAAATCGATCCGACGCATGCGGAAACCGAACTGGGCTGGAAAGCGAAGCACAACTTCGAATCCGGTATCCGTCGCACCATCCAGTGGTATCTCGACAACCGTGACTGGTGGGAAACGATTCGTTCGCGTCGTTACACCGGCGAACGTCTCGGTCAGGCCAAGAAATAA
- a CDS encoding histidine phosphatase family protein, protein MMASAVLDACPEEQKNQGNFLDAPRLEKGVTRFWLIRHALVEQNARAMMYGTMDVPLCPESLVAQQPMYEALARRLPSDALWFVTPLSRTQRTAQAIQNAGYGERPLTVEPGFLEQELGEWQGLPHAEFPKKLEHEPHYFWPLSGEERPPGGENMVDVCQRVGHTLSTLAAHHAKRDMVVVSHGGAIRAALAHALKIDADTALHFSIQNLSLTILECHDGVWRVVTANELPGI, encoded by the coding sequence ATGATGGCTTCAGCCGTCCTGGACGCATGCCCTGAAGAGCAGAAAAATCAGGGCAATTTTCTCGACGCGCCCCGGCTTGAAAAAGGCGTCACCCGCTTCTGGCTGATCCGTCATGCTCTTGTGGAACAGAATGCCCGCGCCATGATGTATGGCACGATGGATGTTCCGCTCTGCCCGGAAAGTCTCGTGGCGCAACAGCCAATGTATGAGGCGCTGGCCCGACGCCTGCCTTCCGACGCGCTCTGGTTTGTCACGCCTCTGTCCCGCACCCAGCGCACGGCGCAAGCCATCCAGAATGCGGGTTATGGCGAACGCCCCCTGACGGTCGAGCCGGGGTTTCTGGAACAGGAACTGGGCGAATGGCAGGGTCTACCACATGCCGAATTCCCGAAAAAACTTGAGCATGAGCCTCACTATTTCTGGCCGCTTTCAGGCGAAGAACGTCCGCCGGGCGGAGAGAACATGGTCGATGTCTGCCAACGGGTCGGACATACGCTGAGCACACTCGCGGCGCATCATGCGAAACGGGACATGGTTGTTGTCAGTCATGGCGGGGCTATCCGCGCAGCACTGGCGCATGCGCTGAAGATTGACGCGGATACGGCGCTGCATTTCTCGATTCAGAATCTTTCGCTGACGATTCTGGAATGTCACGACGGAGTCTGGAGAGTCGTGACAGCCAACGAACTTCCCGGAATCTGA
- a CDS encoding MarR family winged helix-turn-helix transcriptional regulator, with the protein MKEDSKPYKWPSRTDSLGYMVNWAARLFAREMDEALRPFGLMSGQLPVIFALADGKTRSQRELVNLAAVEQSTMAKTLSRMERDGLIERKPDPNDRRSTTISLSPLMSVRLPEVAAAVAVINARSHTHLSEEEGERLLDLLHWAIKGLAERP; encoded by the coding sequence ATGAAAGAAGATAGCAAGCCATATAAATGGCCGTCCCGAACCGACTCCCTTGGCTATATGGTCAACTGGGCCGCCCGGCTTTTTGCTCGTGAGATGGATGAAGCACTGCGGCCCTTTGGCCTCATGTCCGGTCAGCTACCGGTGATCTTCGCGTTGGCGGACGGCAAGACACGGAGCCAGCGTGAACTGGTGAACCTCGCGGCCGTCGAGCAATCCACGATGGCGAAGACCCTTTCACGAATGGAACGGGACGGGCTGATCGAACGCAAGCCGGATCCGAACGATCGCAGAAGCACGACGATATCGCTATCGCCATTAATGTCTGTCAGGTTGCCGGAGGTTGCGGCAGCCGTGGCGGTCATCAACGCCCGGAGCCATACGCATCTCTCGGAGGAGGAAGGTGAACGACTGCTTGATCTGCTTCACTGGGCGATCAAGGGTCTAGCAGAGAGGCCATGA